One Platichthys flesus chromosome 14, fPlaFle2.1, whole genome shotgun sequence genomic region harbors:
- the LOC133968162 gene encoding tetratricopeptide repeat protein 39C-like isoform X1 — MADCADPAPGGESKEKTERVDDAELALQGINMLLNNGFRESDELFRKHRNHSPLMSFGASFVSFLNAMMTFEEEKMQMAFEDLKATERMCESENAGVIETIKNKIKRSMDSQRSGGTAVDRLQRQIIIADCQVYLAVLSFIKQELSAYIKGGWILRKAWKMYNKCYSDITHLQEGGGRKKESEHKSKASPSSSSEPSVQSHSSSPGPSPSPRLDGISSEALDRLKGSVSFGYGLFHLCISMVPPHLLKIVNLLGFPGDRLQGLSALTFASESKDMKAPLATLALLWYHTVVQPFFALDGTDTQTGLTEAKSILQQREAIYPNSSLFTFFKGRVQRLECQISGALTSFSNALDLASGQREIQHVCLYEIGWCSMIELNYREAYRAFERLKTESRWSQCFYAYLTGVCQGATGDLEGAIEVFKDVQKLFKRKNNQIELYSMKRAEKLNSPCLTKELCILSVIEILYLWKALSNCSSAKLQTMSHVLQGIEEASCTGLKNLLLGAINKCLQNTKDAIQYFHLAARDEVGRLTNSYVQPYSCYELGCVLLNSPESAGRGRMLMLQAKEDYAGYDFENRLHVRIHSALASIRTAAQP; from the exons ATGGCGGACTGTGCGGACCCAGCCCCGGGGGGCGAGTCCAAGGAGAAGACGGAGCGAGTGGACGACGCGGAGCTGGCTCTGCAGGGGATCAACATGCTGCTCAACAATGGCTTCAGGGAGAGCGACGAGCTCTTCAGAAAACACAG GAACCACAGTCCGCTGATGAGTTTCGGGGCCAGTTTCGTGAGTTTTCTG AACGCCATGATGACCTTtgaagaggagaaaatgcaGATGGCGTTCGAGGACCTCAAAGCTACAGAGAGAATGTGCGAGAGCGAAAACGCCGGCGTCATTGAAACCATTAAGAACAAGATCAAGAGGAGT atggACTCCCAGAGGTCAGGGGGCACTGCAGTGGACCGACTCCAGAGGCAGATCATCATTGCAGACTGTCAGGTTTACCTTGCCGTGCTGTCTTTCATCAAGCAGGAGCTGTCAG CGTACATTAAAGGAGGCTGGATCCTCCGCAAAGCCTGGAAGATGTACAACAAATGTTACAGTGACATCACACACCTGCAGGAGGGCGGCGGCAGGAAGAAGGAGTCGGAACACAAATCCAAAGCgtctccctcgtcctcctctgagCCGTCGGTGCAGAGCCACTCGTCTTCACCCGGGCCGAGCCCTTCACCGAGACTGGATGGCATCAGCTCGGAGGCTCTGGACCGGCTCAAAGGTTCGGTCAGCTTTGGTTACGGCCTCTTCCACCTCTGTATCTCGATGGTGCCGCCGCACCTGCTAAAGATCGTCAACCTGCTGGGCTTCCCGGGCGACCGTCTGCAGGGCCTGTCGGCGCTCACGTTTGCCAGTGAGAGTAAGGACATGAAGGCGCCGTTAGCTAC CTTGGCCCTCTTGTGGTACCACACAGTAGTGCAGCCCTTCTTCGCTCTGgatggcacagacacacagaccggCCTAACAGAGGCCAAGTCCATTCTCCAGCAGCGGGAGGCCATCTATCCAAACTCCTCCCTCTTCACGTTTTTCAAAGGCAGAGTCCAACGCCTTGAG TGCCAGATCAGTGGCGCCTTGACGTCCTTCAGCAACGCCTTGGATCTGGCTTCTGGCCAGAGAGAGATTcagcatgtgtgtttatatgaaatAG GTTGGTGCAGCATGATCGAGCTGAACTACAGAGAAGCCTACAGGGCCTTTGAGCGGCTGAAGACTGAGTCTCGCTGGTCGCAGTGCTTCTACGCTTATTTAACTGGAG TTTGCCAAGGAGCCACGGGTGATCTAGAGGGAGCTATCGAAGTTTTCAAGGATGTTCAAAAACTTTTCAAGCGCAAGAATAATCAGATAGAGTTGTACTCCATGAAGAGG GCTGAGAAGCTGAATAGTCCCTGCCTGACCAAAGAACTCTGCATCCTGTCTGTGATTGAGATACTCTATCTGTGGAAGGCTCTGTCCAACTGCTCCAGTGCCAAGCTGCAGACCATGTCCCACG TCCTGCAGGGCATCGAGGAGGCCTCTTGCACAGGCCTGAAAAACCTGCTTCTCGGTGCCATAAACAAATGTCTTCAGAATACCAAAGATGCTATTCAG TATTTCCATCTGGCTGCTAGGGATGAGGTCGGTCGCCTCACCAACTCCTATGTTCAGCCCTACTCCTGCTATGAACTGGGCTGTGTGCTGCTGAACAGCCCAGAG TCTGCAGGGAGGGGACGCATGCTAATGCTTCAGGCCAAG GAGGACTATGCTGGCTATGACTTTGAGAACAGGCTCCATGTTCGCATTCACTCAGCTCTGGCCTCTATCAGAACTGCAGCTCAGCCGTGA
- the LOC133968162 gene encoding tetratricopeptide repeat protein 39C-like isoform X2: MEGNHSPLMSFGASFVSFLNAMMTFEEEKMQMAFEDLKATERMCESENAGVIETIKNKIKRSMDSQRSGGTAVDRLQRQIIIADCQVYLAVLSFIKQELSAYIKGGWILRKAWKMYNKCYSDITHLQEGGGRKKESEHKSKASPSSSSEPSVQSHSSSPGPSPSPRLDGISSEALDRLKGSVSFGYGLFHLCISMVPPHLLKIVNLLGFPGDRLQGLSALTFASESKDMKAPLATLALLWYHTVVQPFFALDGTDTQTGLTEAKSILQQREAIYPNSSLFTFFKGRVQRLECQISGALTSFSNALDLASGQREIQHVCLYEIGWCSMIELNYREAYRAFERLKTESRWSQCFYAYLTGVCQGATGDLEGAIEVFKDVQKLFKRKNNQIELYSMKRAEKLNSPCLTKELCILSVIEILYLWKALSNCSSAKLQTMSHVLQGIEEASCTGLKNLLLGAINKCLQNTKDAIQYFHLAARDEVGRLTNSYVQPYSCYELGCVLLNSPESAGRGRMLMLQAKEDYAGYDFENRLHVRIHSALASIRTAAQP; the protein is encoded by the exons atggaggg GAACCACAGTCCGCTGATGAGTTTCGGGGCCAGTTTCGTGAGTTTTCTG AACGCCATGATGACCTTtgaagaggagaaaatgcaGATGGCGTTCGAGGACCTCAAAGCTACAGAGAGAATGTGCGAGAGCGAAAACGCCGGCGTCATTGAAACCATTAAGAACAAGATCAAGAGGAGT atggACTCCCAGAGGTCAGGGGGCACTGCAGTGGACCGACTCCAGAGGCAGATCATCATTGCAGACTGTCAGGTTTACCTTGCCGTGCTGTCTTTCATCAAGCAGGAGCTGTCAG CGTACATTAAAGGAGGCTGGATCCTCCGCAAAGCCTGGAAGATGTACAACAAATGTTACAGTGACATCACACACCTGCAGGAGGGCGGCGGCAGGAAGAAGGAGTCGGAACACAAATCCAAAGCgtctccctcgtcctcctctgagCCGTCGGTGCAGAGCCACTCGTCTTCACCCGGGCCGAGCCCTTCACCGAGACTGGATGGCATCAGCTCGGAGGCTCTGGACCGGCTCAAAGGTTCGGTCAGCTTTGGTTACGGCCTCTTCCACCTCTGTATCTCGATGGTGCCGCCGCACCTGCTAAAGATCGTCAACCTGCTGGGCTTCCCGGGCGACCGTCTGCAGGGCCTGTCGGCGCTCACGTTTGCCAGTGAGAGTAAGGACATGAAGGCGCCGTTAGCTAC CTTGGCCCTCTTGTGGTACCACACAGTAGTGCAGCCCTTCTTCGCTCTGgatggcacagacacacagaccggCCTAACAGAGGCCAAGTCCATTCTCCAGCAGCGGGAGGCCATCTATCCAAACTCCTCCCTCTTCACGTTTTTCAAAGGCAGAGTCCAACGCCTTGAG TGCCAGATCAGTGGCGCCTTGACGTCCTTCAGCAACGCCTTGGATCTGGCTTCTGGCCAGAGAGAGATTcagcatgtgtgtttatatgaaatAG GTTGGTGCAGCATGATCGAGCTGAACTACAGAGAAGCCTACAGGGCCTTTGAGCGGCTGAAGACTGAGTCTCGCTGGTCGCAGTGCTTCTACGCTTATTTAACTGGAG TTTGCCAAGGAGCCACGGGTGATCTAGAGGGAGCTATCGAAGTTTTCAAGGATGTTCAAAAACTTTTCAAGCGCAAGAATAATCAGATAGAGTTGTACTCCATGAAGAGG GCTGAGAAGCTGAATAGTCCCTGCCTGACCAAAGAACTCTGCATCCTGTCTGTGATTGAGATACTCTATCTGTGGAAGGCTCTGTCCAACTGCTCCAGTGCCAAGCTGCAGACCATGTCCCACG TCCTGCAGGGCATCGAGGAGGCCTCTTGCACAGGCCTGAAAAACCTGCTTCTCGGTGCCATAAACAAATGTCTTCAGAATACCAAAGATGCTATTCAG TATTTCCATCTGGCTGCTAGGGATGAGGTCGGTCGCCTCACCAACTCCTATGTTCAGCCCTACTCCTGCTATGAACTGGGCTGTGTGCTGCTGAACAGCCCAGAG TCTGCAGGGAGGGGACGCATGCTAATGCTTCAGGCCAAG GAGGACTATGCTGGCTATGACTTTGAGAACAGGCTCCATGTTCGCATTCACTCAGCTCTGGCCTCTATCAGAACTGCAGCTCAGCCGTGA